One genomic segment of Thermus thermamylovorans includes these proteins:
- the ribF gene encoding riboflavin biosynthesis protein RibF, with amino-acid sequence MLFSEVADVPQGPKVVAVGSFDGVHLGHQHLLRQALAEAKALKEPLLVYTFDPPAKVFTRGEGFLMDLTEKVEALRALGVELILAVPFNETFARRRAEEFLEDLRALGASRIHVGEDFRFGQGRRGGPEDLAQVAPVRTVPLLTLGGEPVKSSHIRALLQEGRVEEARHLLGRPYGAYGVVVEGDGLGRRLAFPTANLAVHPKKVLPPGVYAVEAQGAFGRYRGVANVGTRPTLGGGERRLEVHLLGFAGELYGEEVRVSFLKHLREEKRFANPEELKAQIARDVMAARAYFGL; translated from the coding sequence ATGCTTTTCTCCGAGGTCGCTGACGTACCCCAGGGGCCCAAGGTGGTGGCCGTGGGCTCCTTTGACGGGGTGCACCTGGGCCACCAGCACCTCCTTCGCCAGGCCCTGGCCGAGGCCAAGGCCTTGAAAGAACCCCTCCTGGTCTACACCTTCGACCCCCCCGCCAAGGTCTTCACCCGGGGAGAGGGCTTCCTCATGGACCTCACGGAAAAGGTGGAGGCCTTAAGGGCCCTGGGGGTAGAGCTGATCCTGGCCGTACCCTTCAACGAAACCTTCGCCAGGAGGCGGGCGGAGGAGTTTCTGGAAGACCTGAGGGCTTTGGGGGCCAGCCGCATCCACGTGGGGGAGGACTTCCGCTTCGGCCAGGGGCGGAGGGGGGGCCCGGAGGACCTGGCGCAGGTGGCCCCGGTGCGCACCGTCCCCCTCCTCACCCTGGGGGGGGAACCGGTGAAGTCCAGCCACATTCGGGCCCTCCTCCAGGAGGGCCGGGTAGAAGAAGCCCGCCACCTCCTGGGCCGCCCCTACGGGGCCTACGGGGTGGTGGTGGAGGGGGATGGGCTGGGGCGGAGGCTGGCTTTCCCCACCGCCAACCTGGCCGTCCATCCCAAGAAGGTCCTCCCCCCCGGGGTCTACGCGGTGGAGGCCCAGGGGGCTTTCGGCCGCTACCGGGGGGTGGCCAACGTGGGTACCAGGCCCACCTTGGGCGGAGGGGAACGGCGGCTTGAGGTCCACCTCTTGGGTTTCGCCGGGGAGCTTTACGGGGAGGAGGTACGTGTGTCTTTCCTGAAACACCTCCGGGAGGAAAAGCGCTTCGCCAACCCAGAGGAACTCAAGGCCCAGATCGCCAGGGACGTGATGGCTGCCCGGGCCTACTTTGGCCTCTAG
- a CDS encoding NUDIX domain-containing protein, whose protein sequence is MERTYLYRGRILSLALEGRYEIVEHKPAVAILAVRDGKMLFVRQHRPAVGLAPLEIPAGLIEPGEDALEAARRELAEETGLTGDLTPLFSYFVSPGFTDEKTHVFLAENLRVAEAPPDEDERIEVVWLEPERALQLHRRGQVEFSATGIVGILYHHAFLRGR, encoded by the coding sequence GTGGAGCGCACCTATCTCTACCGGGGCCGCATCCTGAGCCTGGCCCTGGAAGGCCGTTACGAGATCGTGGAGCACAAGCCGGCGGTAGCCATTTTGGCCGTGCGGGATGGGAAGATGCTCTTCGTGCGCCAGCACCGCCCGGCGGTGGGGCTCGCCCCCTTGGAGATCCCCGCGGGGCTTATTGAACCCGGGGAAGATGCCCTGGAGGCCGCCAGGCGGGAGCTGGCCGAGGAAACGGGCCTCACCGGGGACCTCACCCCCCTCTTCAGCTACTTCGTCTCCCCCGGGTTCACCGATGAGAAGACCCACGTCTTCCTGGCGGAGAACCTGAGGGTAGCAGAAGCCCCTCCCGACGAGGACGAGAGGATCGAGGTGGTCTGGCTGGAACCGGAGAGGGCTTTGCAGCTTCACCGCCGGGGCCAGGTGGAATTCTCGGCCACCGGGATCGTAGGGATCCTCTACCACCATGCTTTTCTCCGAGGTCGCTGA
- a CDS encoding 2'-5' RNA ligase family protein, which translates to MYGVLVWPPADLMAFMEELQAAHGVKGFGPPHLNLRQPFDWPYEEEALKIALAGILRGHAPFRLRLGGWAYFPQGVVYLRAYGGTPFRRLYHALEPLAPPLKEIEGPSYVPHLTLALELPEEEAQRLLRSLPPPPRGSFLVREVALVKDQEGDDLVEIARFPLGPG; encoded by the coding sequence GTGTACGGGGTTCTGGTTTGGCCGCCCGCCGACCTTATGGCCTTTATGGAGGAACTTCAGGCGGCCCATGGGGTGAAGGGCTTCGGCCCGCCCCACCTGAACCTCCGCCAGCCCTTTGACTGGCCCTATGAAGAGGAGGCCCTGAAGATCGCCCTTGCGGGTATCCTGCGTGGGCACGCTCCCTTTCGCCTGCGCCTTGGGGGATGGGCGTATTTTCCCCAAGGGGTCGTCTACCTCAGGGCCTACGGGGGGACCCCCTTCAGGCGGCTTTACCACGCCCTGGAACCCCTGGCCCCACCCCTTAAGGAGATCGAGGGGCCAAGCTATGTGCCCCATCTGACCCTAGCCCTGGAGCTTCCCGAGGAGGAAGCGCAACGCCTGCTTCGAAGCCTGCCTCCGCCTCCCCGCGGTTCCTTCCTGGTCCGGGAGGTGGCCTTGGTGAAGGACCAGGAGGGAGACGACCTGGTGGAGATCGCCCGCTTCCCCCTGGGTCCTGGGTGA
- the rpoD gene encoding RNA polymerase sigma factor RpoD, producing MKKAKSKKTKTMARETGEHPNPRGEGQEEVEAPSRTQVLEVEALPEEPPDLPEPDPELLEADPDLGALDEPLDLEADDLLLPEGEGEELFEEEELALPKVSTSDPVRQYLHEIGQVPLLTLEEEIELARKVEEGMEAIKRLSEATGLDGDLIREVVRAKILGAARIAEIPGLKEKLDPKVVEEVDAGLKGLPKELKRYLHLAREGEAARQHLIEANLRLVVSIAKKYTGRGLSFLDLIQEGNQGLIRAVEKFEYKRRFKFSTYATWWIRQAINRAIADQARTIRIPVHMVETINKLSRTARQLQQELGREPTYEEIAEAMGPGWDAKRVEETLKIAQEPVSLETPIGDEKDSFYGDFIPDEHLPSPVEAAAQSLLSEELEKALSKLSEREAMVLKLRKGLIDGREHTLEEVGAYFGVTRERIRQIENKALRKLKYHESRTRKLRDFLD from the coding sequence TTGAAGAAGGCCAAGAGCAAGAAGACCAAGACCATGGCGAGAGAAACAGGCGAGCACCCGAACCCCCGGGGCGAGGGGCAGGAGGAGGTGGAGGCCCCCTCCAGGACCCAGGTACTGGAGGTGGAAGCCCTCCCGGAGGAGCCTCCGGACCTCCCCGAGCCCGACCCCGAGCTCCTGGAGGCCGACCCGGACCTAGGCGCCTTGGACGAGCCCTTGGACCTCGAGGCCGACGACCTCCTTCTGCCCGAGGGCGAAGGCGAGGAGCTCTTCGAGGAGGAGGAGCTCGCCCTCCCCAAGGTCTCCACCTCCGACCCTGTGCGCCAGTACCTGCACGAGATCGGCCAGGTCCCCCTCCTCACCCTGGAGGAGGAGATCGAGCTGGCCAGGAAGGTGGAGGAGGGGATGGAGGCCATCAAGAGGCTCTCCGAGGCCACGGGGCTGGACGGGGACCTCATCCGCGAGGTGGTGCGGGCCAAGATCCTGGGGGCGGCCCGCATCGCCGAGATCCCCGGGCTCAAGGAGAAGCTGGACCCCAAGGTGGTGGAAGAGGTAGACGCCGGGCTCAAGGGCCTCCCCAAGGAGCTCAAACGCTACCTGCACCTCGCCCGGGAGGGGGAGGCCGCAAGGCAACACCTCATCGAGGCCAACCTACGCCTGGTGGTGTCCATCGCCAAGAAGTACACGGGCCGGGGCCTGTCCTTCCTGGACCTCATCCAGGAGGGCAACCAGGGCCTGATCCGGGCGGTGGAGAAGTTCGAGTACAAGCGCCGCTTCAAGTTCTCCACCTACGCCACCTGGTGGATCCGCCAGGCCATCAACCGGGCCATCGCCGACCAGGCGCGCACCATCCGCATCCCGGTGCACATGGTGGAGACCATCAACAAGCTCTCCCGCACCGCTCGCCAACTCCAGCAGGAGCTGGGCCGCGAGCCCACCTACGAGGAGATCGCCGAGGCCATGGGCCCGGGCTGGGACGCCAAACGGGTGGAGGAGACCCTCAAGATCGCCCAAGAGCCCGTCTCCCTGGAGACCCCCATCGGGGACGAGAAGGACAGCTTCTACGGGGACTTCATCCCCGACGAGCACCTGCCCTCCCCCGTGGAGGCCGCCGCCCAGAGCCTCCTCTCCGAGGAGCTAGAGAAGGCCCTCTCCAAGCTTTCCGAGCGCGAGGCCATGGTGCTCAAGCTCCGCAAGGGGCTCATCGATGGCCGGGAGCACACCCTGGAAGAGGTGGGGGCCTACTTCGGGGTTACCCGGGAGCGCATCCGCCAGATCGAAAACAAGGCCCTGAGGAAGCTCAAGTACCACGAGTCCCGCACCCGCAAGCTGCGGGACTTCCTAGACTAA
- a CDS encoding class I SAM-dependent methyltransferase, which produces MALTLAEYHRLTPLPRSGGVLYVKPGARGYRDPVYGLLQQTVAPFGERALDLNPGVGWGSLPLEGRMAVERLETSRAAFRCLRASGLSARLAPPWEAEEEAYHLVVLALPAGRGTAYVQASLVAAARALKMGGRVYLAGDKNKGFERYLREAKGLLGYGEVLRREGSVRVALLEKEKEAPPFAPLWRSFRACLLGEEYAFFHLPGVFSAGKVDRASLLLLEALLGEVGREGVRGQRVLDLGAGYGALTLPLARMGAEVTAVEDDLVSVLSLQRSLGGNGLTARVLHSDVDEALTERERFDIIVTNPPFHVGGAVILDVAQAFVEAAAARLKPGGGFFLVANPFLKYEPLLEERFGAFRTLLVREYKVLFAEKSRPSQP; this is translated from the coding sequence GTGGCCCTGACCCTAGCGGAATACCACCGCCTAACCCCCCTGCCCCGGTCCGGGGGGGTGCTTTACGTGAAGCCGGGGGCCCGGGGCTACCGGGACCCCGTCTACGGCCTGCTGCAGCAGACCGTGGCCCCCTTCGGGGAGCGGGCTTTGGACCTCAACCCCGGGGTGGGCTGGGGCAGCCTCCCCCTGGAGGGGCGGATGGCCGTGGAGCGGCTGGAGACCTCGAGGGCCGCCTTCCGCTGCCTCCGGGCAAGCGGCCTCTCTGCCCGCCTCGCCCCCCCTTGGGAGGCGGAAGAAGAGGCCTACCACCTGGTGGTCTTGGCCCTGCCCGCGGGCCGGGGAACAGCCTACGTGCAAGCGAGTTTGGTGGCCGCTGCGCGCGCCCTGAAGATGGGGGGGCGGGTGTACTTGGCGGGGGACAAGAACAAGGGCTTCGAACGCTACCTCAGGGAGGCCAAGGGCCTCTTGGGCTACGGGGAGGTGCTGCGGCGGGAAGGGTCGGTGCGGGTGGCCCTGTTGGAGAAGGAGAAGGAGGCCCCGCCCTTTGCCCCCCTCTGGCGGAGCTTTCGCGCCTGCCTCCTGGGGGAGGAGTACGCCTTCTTCCACCTCCCCGGGGTCTTCTCCGCGGGCAAGGTGGACCGGGCCTCCCTCCTGCTCCTGGAGGCCCTCCTGGGGGAGGTGGGCCGGGAAGGGGTGCGGGGCCAAAGGGTCCTGGACCTGGGGGCAGGCTACGGGGCCCTCACCCTGCCCTTGGCCCGGATGGGGGCCGAGGTCACCGCGGTGGAGGACGACCTGGTCTCCGTCCTCTCCCTCCAAAGGAGCCTGGGGGGAAACGGCCTCACGGCCCGGGTCCTGCACTCCGACGTGGACGAGGCCTTGACGGAAAGGGAGCGGTTTGACATCATAGTGACGAACCCCCCCTTTCACGTGGGGGGTGCGGTCATCCTGGATGTGGCCCAGGCCTTCGTGGAAGCGGCGGCGGCCCGGCTGAAGCCGGGCGGTGGGTTTTTTCTGGTGGCCAATCCCTTCCTCAAGTACGAACCCCTGCTGGAGGAGCGTTTCGGCGCTTTTAGGACCCTTTTGGTACGGGAGTACAAGGTGCTCTTCGCTGAAAAGTCGAGGCCAAGCCAGCCTTAG
- a CDS encoding aspartate kinase has product MALVVQKYGGTSVGDLERIHKVAQRIAHYREKGHKLAVVVSAMGHTTDELIALAKRVNPRPPFRELDLLTTTGEQVSVALLAMQLWAMGIPARGFVQHQIGIRTDGRYGDARILEVDPSRIQEALDQGYVAVIAGFMGTTAEGEIATLGRGGSDTTAVAIAAALGAKECEIYTDTEGVYTTDPHLIPEARKLETIGYDQMLEMAALGARVLHPRAVYYAKRYGVVLHVRSSFSYNPGTLVKEVSMEMGKAVTGVALDLDHAQIGLIGIPDQPGIAAKVFQALAERGIAVDMIIQGVPGHDPSRQQMAFTVKRDFAQEALEALEPVLAEIGGEAILRPEIAKVSIVGVGLASAPEIPAKMFRAVASTGANIEMIATSEVRISVIIPAQYAEAALRAVHQAFELDKT; this is encoded by the coding sequence GTGGCCCTGGTGGTACAGAAGTACGGCGGCACCTCGGTGGGCGACCTGGAGCGCATCCACAAGGTGGCCCAGCGCATCGCCCACTACCGGGAGAAGGGGCATAAACTTGCGGTGGTGGTGTCGGCCATGGGCCACACCACCGACGAGCTCATCGCCCTGGCCAAAAGGGTGAACCCGAGACCCCCTTTCCGGGAGCTGGACCTCCTCACCACCACGGGAGAGCAGGTCTCGGTGGCTCTCCTTGCCATGCAGCTTTGGGCCATGGGTATCCCCGCCAGGGGCTTTGTGCAGCACCAGATTGGCATCCGGACCGACGGGCGCTACGGGGACGCCCGCATCCTGGAGGTGGACCCCAGCCGCATCCAAGAGGCTCTGGACCAGGGTTATGTGGCGGTGATCGCCGGCTTCATGGGTACCACGGCGGAGGGGGAGATCGCCACCCTGGGCCGGGGGGGGTCGGACACCACCGCCGTGGCCATCGCCGCCGCCCTGGGGGCCAAGGAGTGCGAGATCTACACCGACACCGAAGGGGTCTACACCACCGACCCCCACCTGATCCCCGAGGCCAGGAAGCTGGAAACCATCGGCTACGACCAGATGCTGGAGATGGCCGCCCTGGGGGCCAGGGTCCTCCACCCCCGGGCGGTCTACTACGCCAAGCGCTACGGGGTGGTGCTCCACGTGCGCTCTAGCTTCTCCTACAACCCCGGTACCCTGGTGAAGGAGGTCAGCATGGAAATGGGCAAGGCGGTGACGGGGGTGGCCCTGGACCTGGACCACGCCCAGATCGGGCTCATCGGCATCCCCGACCAGCCGGGGATCGCGGCTAAGGTCTTCCAGGCCCTGGCCGAAAGGGGCATCGCCGTGGACATGATCATCCAGGGGGTGCCCGGCCACGACCCCTCCCGGCAGCAGATGGCCTTCACGGTGAAAAGGGACTTCGCCCAGGAGGCCTTGGAGGCCCTCGAGCCCGTACTCGCCGAGATCGGCGGCGAGGCCATCCTCCGCCCGGAGATCGCCAAGGTGTCCATCGTGGGGGTGGGGCTGGCCTCGGCCCCGGAGATCCCCGCCAAGATGTTCCGGGCGGTGGCCTCCACCGGGGCCAACATCGAGATGATCGCCACCAGCGAGGTGCGCATCTCCGTCATCATCCCCGCCCAGTACGCGGAGGCAGCCTTGAGGGCGGTACACCAGGCCTTTGAGCTGGACAAAACCTGA
- a CDS encoding malate dehydrogenase, with protein sequence MKSPVRVAVTGAAGQIGYSLLFRIAAGEMLGKDQPVILKLLEIPQALRALEGVVMELEDCAFPLLAGVEATDNPRVAFQDVDYALLVGAAPRKAGMERRDLLEMNGKIFTEQGRALAEVAKRDVKVLVVGNPANTNALIAYKNAPGLDPRNFTAMTRLDHNRAKAQLAKKTGVGVDRIRRVAVWGNHSSTMFPDLFHAEVDGKPALERVDMGWYEKEFIPTVAQRGAAVIQARGASSAASAANAAIEHLRDWVLGTPEGDWVSMAVPSDGAYGTPEGIVYSFPVTAKGGEYRIVEGLEIGEFARKRMEITAKELLDEMEQVKALGLI encoded by the coding sequence ATGAAAAGCCCCGTTCGGGTGGCGGTAACCGGCGCCGCAGGCCAGATCGGCTACAGCCTCCTCTTCCGCATCGCCGCGGGGGAGATGCTGGGCAAGGACCAGCCCGTGATCCTGAAGCTCCTGGAGATCCCTCAGGCCCTCCGAGCCCTGGAGGGGGTGGTGATGGAGCTAGAGGACTGCGCTTTCCCTCTCCTGGCAGGGGTGGAGGCCACCGACAACCCTAGGGTAGCCTTCCAGGACGTGGACTACGCCCTCCTGGTGGGGGCCGCCCCCCGGAAGGCGGGCATGGAGCGCCGGGACCTCCTGGAGATGAACGGCAAGATCTTCACCGAGCAGGGCCGGGCCCTGGCGGAGGTGGCCAAGCGGGACGTGAAGGTCCTGGTGGTGGGCAACCCTGCCAACACCAACGCCCTCATCGCCTACAAAAACGCCCCCGGGCTCGATCCCAGAAACTTCACCGCCATGACCCGCCTGGACCACAACCGGGCCAAGGCTCAGCTGGCCAAGAAGACCGGGGTGGGCGTGGACCGGATCCGCCGGGTGGCGGTTTGGGGCAACCACTCCTCCACCATGTTCCCCGACCTCTTCCACGCGGAGGTGGACGGCAAACCCGCCCTGGAGCGGGTGGACATGGGCTGGTACGAGAAGGAGTTCATCCCCACCGTGGCCCAAAGGGGCGCGGCCGTCATCCAGGCCCGGGGGGCTTCTAGCGCCGCCAGCGCCGCCAACGCCGCCATCGAGCACCTCCGCGACTGGGTCCTGGGCACCCCGGAGGGGGACTGGGTCTCCATGGCCGTCCCCTCGGACGGCGCCTACGGCACCCCCGAGGGCATCGTCTACTCCTTCCCCGTGACCGCCAAGGGCGGGGAGTACCGGATCGTGGAAGGCCTGGAGATTGGCGAGTTCGCCCGGAAGCGGATGGAGATCACCGCAAAGGAGCTTCTGGACGAGATGGAGCAGGTCAAGGCCCTAGGGCTCATCTGA
- the dnaG gene encoding DNA primase, which yields MDTAQAVEAIKRRLSLREVVSRYVALKPAGRGRFRGLCPFHQEKTPSFYVDEEKGLFHCFGCKAGGDLFAFVEKIEGLDFLGALERLAEEAGVEIPQRGAPQNRRELLEVLRLAQAYFLEGLKASPEAQAYLRGRGLSEESLARFGLGYAPPKAEGLLLYLSRHGVSPEEGLKAGVLAEKDGRFYDRFRQRITFPIKDPLGRIVAFTGRALGDEAPKYLNSPETPLFRKREVLFAYPEAKPRLREGRAIVVEGLFDAIALHQMGFAEAVAVLGSGLSEEQARLLKGQEVREVYLAFDADEAGQKAALQSLDLALARQFLFYAVRLPAKDPGELLLHPEGPALFQKALEEALPEVAFRFQEAARGLDLSRPEHKRKVLEALTPRMLSSEPFDPVAERLKALVVERLGLPPRQLEEYLLSRRRGKVPPPPPPRAEPKNRTLLLELDVIALLLTLDEARFVPWIAYVADHVWPPEGSLLAEFLDLARKEPRRDHLRQVLSRKKAGGILFERLMMAPSVEEPRLQEVLEKTLARLREAYYLERRSKLKEALQQNPSLDILREIQELDQAIEAERRIYRRL from the coding sequence ATGGACACGGCTCAGGCGGTAGAGGCCATCAAGCGCCGCCTCTCCTTGAGGGAGGTGGTTTCCCGTTACGTGGCCTTGAAGCCCGCAGGCCGGGGCCGCTTTAGGGGCCTCTGCCCCTTCCACCAGGAGAAGACCCCCTCCTTCTACGTGGACGAGGAGAAGGGTCTTTTCCACTGCTTCGGCTGCAAGGCAGGGGGCGACCTCTTCGCCTTCGTGGAGAAAATAGAGGGCCTGGACTTCCTGGGGGCGCTGGAGCGCCTGGCAGAGGAGGCCGGGGTGGAGATCCCCCAAAGGGGCGCCCCGCAAAACCGCCGGGAGCTTTTGGAGGTCCTGAGGCTCGCCCAGGCTTACTTCCTGGAGGGGCTTAAGGCCTCCCCGGAGGCCCAGGCCTACCTGAGGGGACGGGGCCTTTCGGAGGAGAGCCTGGCCCGCTTCGGCCTGGGCTACGCCCCCCCCAAGGCGGAGGGCCTCCTCCTCTACCTGAGCCGCCACGGGGTGAGCCCGGAAGAAGGGCTGAAGGCCGGAGTGCTGGCGGAGAAAGACGGGCGCTTCTACGACCGCTTCCGCCAGCGCATCACCTTCCCCATCAAGGACCCCCTGGGGCGGATCGTGGCCTTCACGGGCAGGGCCCTGGGGGACGAGGCCCCCAAGTACCTGAACTCCCCGGAAACCCCCCTCTTCCGCAAGCGGGAGGTGCTCTTCGCCTACCCCGAGGCCAAGCCCAGGCTCCGGGAAGGGCGGGCCATCGTGGTGGAGGGGCTTTTTGACGCTATCGCCCTGCACCAGATGGGCTTTGCCGAGGCGGTGGCCGTCCTGGGCTCGGGGCTTTCCGAGGAGCAGGCCCGCCTCCTCAAGGGCCAGGAGGTGCGGGAGGTGTACCTGGCCTTTGACGCGGACGAGGCCGGGCAGAAAGCCGCCCTCCAGAGCCTGGACCTGGCCCTGGCCCGGCAGTTTCTCTTTTACGCGGTGCGGCTTCCCGCCAAGGACCCAGGCGAGCTCCTCCTCCACCCGGAAGGCCCCGCCCTCTTCCAAAAGGCCCTGGAGGAGGCCCTCCCCGAGGTGGCCTTCCGCTTCCAGGAGGCCGCCCGGGGCCTGGACCTCTCCCGCCCGGAGCACAAGCGCAAGGTGCTGGAGGCCCTCACCCCCAGGATGCTCTCCTCCGAGCCCTTCGACCCCGTGGCCGAGCGGCTCAAGGCCCTGGTGGTGGAACGCCTGGGCCTCCCCCCACGCCAGCTGGAGGAGTACCTCCTGAGCCGTAGGCGGGGCAAGGTCCCCCCTCCTCCCCCACCCAGGGCCGAGCCCAAAAACCGGACCCTCCTTCTGGAGCTGGACGTGATCGCCCTCCTCCTCACCCTGGACGAGGCCCGCTTCGTCCCTTGGATAGCCTACGTGGCCGACCACGTCTGGCCCCCAGAGGGCTCCCTCCTTGCGGAGTTCCTGGACCTGGCCCGCAAGGAACCCCGGCGGGACCACCTGCGCCAAGTCCTGAGCCGCAAGAAGGCGGGGGGTATCCTCTTTGAGCGGCTGATGATGGCCCCCAGCGTGGAAGAGCCCCGGCTTCAGGAGGTCCTAGAGAAGACCCTGGCCCGCCTGCGGGAGGCCTACTACCTGGAGCGGCGGTCCAAGCTCAAGGAGGCTCTGCAGCAAAACCCCAGCCTGGACATCCTGCGGGAAATCCAGGAGCTGGATCAGGCCATCGAGGCGGAAAGGCGCATCTACCGCAGGCTCTAG